In Deltaproteobacteria bacterium RBG_16_64_85, one genomic interval encodes:
- a CDS encoding translation elongation factor G: MDIRQLRNVGIIAHGGAGKTTLAEALLFNAKATDRMGRVDDGSSNFDYDPEEIRRKITIGTSFHHYTWNKVEVTVADTPGYINFEADTRACMRVLDGAVLVVNAVSGVEVQTEKMWKFAADSDVPVLAFVSKMDRERADFDKALEEIAGILKVNAVAVQMPIGRETGFKGVVDLFRMKALVYKGDSGEFDQADLPPDLAEGAKKAREKLIEASAESDDALIEKYLEGTELSEEEIRKGFTAGVRAKKFLPVLCGSALRNVGIQPLMDMICFALPDPSYRNEVKGVNPKTKAEEKRAIDEKAPFSAQVFKTLADPYAGKLSIFKIFSGILSPDMAPLNSSKEATERIGQILKLEGKKQKPVGSASAGEIVAVAKFKETSTGDTLCDPKRAIVYPRPSVVEPVISFAIRPKTRNDEDKLGTSLARMIEEDPTIRFRKEAQTREFILAGMGETHLEVVVEKLKRQYGVEVELRTPKIPYLETIKGKAEAQGKHKKQTGGRGQYGDCWIRIEPLPRGKGFEYVDAIVGGSIPRQYIPAVEKGVVERLGKGVIAGYPVVDVRVTVFDGSFHTVDSSEMAFKIAGSLAFKKAALEAKPILLEPIVEMEVVVPEENVGDIIGDLNGRRGRVLGVDAHGKNQVVQVQVPLAEVLRYSSDLRSITSGRGQFTMAVSQYEEIPAAIAEKVIAESKKESGGEEEE; the protein is encoded by the coding sequence GTGGATATCCGTCAACTGAGAAACGTCGGGATCATCGCGCATGGGGGCGCGGGGAAGACCACGCTGGCGGAGGCGCTGCTGTTCAATGCGAAGGCGACCGACCGGATGGGGAGGGTGGACGACGGAAGCTCCAACTTCGATTACGATCCCGAGGAAATCCGCCGGAAGATCACGATCGGCACCTCTTTCCATCATTACACCTGGAACAAGGTGGAGGTGACCGTCGCGGACACGCCGGGCTACATCAACTTCGAGGCGGACACGCGCGCCTGCATGCGGGTGCTGGATGGCGCCGTGCTCGTCGTGAACGCCGTTTCCGGCGTCGAGGTACAGACCGAGAAGATGTGGAAGTTTGCCGCCGATTCCGACGTACCGGTACTGGCGTTCGTATCGAAGATGGACCGGGAGCGGGCGGATTTCGACAAGGCCCTCGAGGAAATCGCCGGCATCCTCAAGGTGAACGCGGTCGCGGTGCAGATGCCGATCGGCAGGGAAACGGGGTTCAAGGGCGTGGTGGACCTGTTCCGGATGAAAGCGCTCGTGTACAAGGGCGACTCCGGGGAGTTCGACCAGGCCGACCTTCCCCCCGACCTCGCGGAAGGCGCAAAAAAAGCACGGGAGAAGCTCATCGAGGCGTCGGCCGAATCCGACGACGCTCTCATCGAGAAGTACCTCGAGGGGACCGAGCTCTCCGAGGAGGAGATACGGAAGGGGTTCACCGCGGGAGTGCGGGCGAAGAAGTTTCTCCCCGTCCTCTGCGGGTCCGCCCTCCGAAACGTCGGGATCCAGCCGCTGATGGACATGATCTGCTTCGCGCTGCCCGACCCCTCCTACAGGAACGAGGTCAAGGGGGTCAACCCCAAGACCAAGGCCGAGGAGAAACGTGCCATCGACGAAAAGGCCCCCTTCTCCGCCCAGGTGTTCAAGACGCTGGCCGATCCCTATGCGGGGAAACTCTCCATCTTCAAGATCTTCTCGGGAATCCTGTCCCCCGACATGGCGCCCCTGAACTCCAGCAAGGAGGCCACGGAGCGGATCGGCCAGATCCTGAAGCTCGAGGGGAAGAAGCAGAAGCCTGTCGGCTCGGCTTCCGCGGGCGAGATCGTCGCGGTGGCGAAGTTCAAGGAGACCTCCACCGGGGACACCCTGTGCGACCCGAAGCGTGCGATCGTATACCCGCGGCCCTCCGTGGTCGAGCCGGTCATCTCCTTTGCCATCCGGCCGAAGACCCGCAACGACGAGGATAAGCTGGGCACTTCCCTGGCGAGGATGATCGAGGAGGACCCCACCATCCGGTTCCGGAAGGAGGCGCAGACCAGGGAGTTCATCCTGGCCGGGATGGGGGAGACGCACCTCGAGGTGGTCGTCGAGAAGCTCAAGCGCCAGTACGGCGTCGAGGTGGAGCTGCGCACCCCCAAGATTCCATACCTGGAGACCATCAAGGGGAAGGCCGAGGCGCAGGGGAAACACAAGAAGCAGACCGGAGGGCGCGGACAGTACGGCGACTGCTGGATCCGGATCGAGCCGCTGCCCCGCGGCAAGGGGTTCGAGTACGTCGACGCGATCGTCGGCGGGTCGATCCCGCGGCAATACATCCCCGCAGTGGAGAAGGGGGTCGTGGAGCGGCTGGGCAAGGGGGTCATCGCGGGCTACCCCGTGGTCGACGTACGGGTGACCGTTTTCGACGGCTCCTTCCACACCGTCGACTCCTCGGAAATGGCGTTCAAGATCGCCGGGTCACTCGCGTTCAAAAAGGCGGCCCTCGAAGCCAAGCCGATCCTTCTGGAGCCCATCGTCGAGATGGAGGTCGTCGTCCCCGAGGAGAACGTCGGCGACATCATCGGGGACCTCAACGGGCGTCGTGGGCGCGTGCTGGGAGTGGATGCCCACGGGAAGAACCAGGTCGTCCAGGTCCAGGTCCCGCTGGCGGAAGTGCTCCGGTATTCCTCCGATCTGCGGTCGATCACTTCGGGAAGGGGCCAGTTCACCATGGCCGTCTCCCAGTACGAGGAAATTCCAGCGGCCATCGCTGAAAAAGTAATCGCCGAGTCAAAGAAGGAGTCGGGGGGGGAAGAAGAGGAGTAA
- a CDS encoding pantothenate kinase: MLLVIDVGNTHTVLGVYEGEKLVHHWRVWTDREKTSDEYGILIRNLYDGSHFSSREIHAIAIASVVPPLTPTIVDLCVRYFGIAPLVVGPGVKTGISIKMDNPKEVGADRVVNAVAAFSRHKKACIVVDFGTATTFDYVSETGDYMGGIIAPGANISAEALFLQASKLPRVEIVKPPTVIGKNTVAAMQSGIFFGYVALVEGIIERMKRELRLDPLVIATGGLARTIASESSKVHVIDENLTLDGLRIIYERNLAPGP; the protein is encoded by the coding sequence TTGCTTCTCGTCATTGACGTCGGGAACACGCACACGGTCCTGGGAGTTTACGAGGGAGAGAAGCTCGTCCACCACTGGCGCGTCTGGACGGACCGGGAAAAAACAAGCGACGAGTACGGGATCCTCATCCGGAACCTGTACGACGGCAGCCACTTCTCCTCCCGCGAGATCCACGCGATCGCCATCGCCTCCGTCGTCCCCCCGCTCACCCCGACGATCGTCGATCTCTGCGTGCGCTACTTCGGTATCGCTCCCCTGGTCGTCGGCCCCGGCGTCAAGACCGGCATTTCGATCAAGATGGACAACCCCAAGGAGGTCGGCGCCGACCGGGTCGTCAACGCCGTGGCAGCCTTTTCCCGGCACAAGAAAGCCTGCATCGTCGTCGACTTCGGCACGGCGACGACGTTCGACTACGTTTCGGAAACCGGCGACTACATGGGCGGGATCATCGCCCCGGGAGCGAACATCTCCGCCGAAGCCCTTTTCCTCCAGGCCTCGAAGCTGCCGCGGGTGGAAATCGTAAAACCGCCGACGGTCATCGGGAAGAACACCGTGGCCGCGATGCAATCGGGCATCTTCTTCGGCTACGTCGCGCTCGTGGAGGGGATCATCGAACGCATGAAGAGGGAGCTCCGCCTGGACCCTCTCGTCATTGCCACGGGAGGGCTGGCGCGGACGATCGCCTCGGAGTCTTCCAAAGTCCACGTAATTGATGAAAATTTGACTCTCGACGGACTGCGTATTATATACGAGAGGAACCTGGCGCCGGGGCCCTGA
- a CDS encoding biotin--[acetyl-CoA-carboxylase] ligase gives MGELLQRILEECEGHFVSGQEIGRRLGTTRAAVWKQVQGLRRRGFGIEGARGAGYRLLGRPDLIEEPELFSRLSRREFWKAFLFFPVTDSTNTRAVELAGKGAPHATVVCADAQTGGQGRLGRKWESPPGVNLYLSLLLRPPIAPLRVPQLTLVTAVALAAAVEDVSGLRSKLKWPNDLYLDGRKAAGILAEMSADPDRVRHAVIGVGLNVNAESSAFPGELREKATSLKILAGRAFRRVEVLARFLDSFAECYGAFLSGGFKSLLPDWNRRDVLSGKRVLLRHGGEEARGRVLGVDESGLLLFRREGASRLEKVASGEILEFER, from the coding sequence ATGGGGGAACTGCTCCAGCGGATACTCGAGGAGTGCGAGGGGCACTTCGTTTCCGGCCAGGAAATCGGGAGACGGTTGGGAACGACCCGCGCCGCCGTATGGAAACAGGTTCAGGGGTTGAGACGACGAGGCTTCGGCATTGAAGGGGCCCGGGGGGCCGGCTACCGGCTTCTCGGGCGACCCGACCTGATCGAGGAACCGGAACTTTTTTCCCGCCTGTCCCGCCGCGAATTCTGGAAGGCCTTCCTTTTCTTTCCCGTCACCGACAGCACCAACACCCGGGCGGTGGAGCTTGCCGGGAAGGGCGCCCCCCATGCCACCGTCGTCTGCGCCGATGCCCAGACGGGCGGCCAGGGTCGGCTGGGCCGGAAGTGGGAATCGCCCCCCGGCGTCAACCTGTACCTGTCGCTGCTCCTGCGCCCTCCGATCGCCCCCCTGCGCGTCCCGCAGCTCACGCTGGTCACGGCCGTTGCCCTCGCGGCGGCTGTCGAGGACGTATCGGGCCTTCGTTCGAAGCTGAAATGGCCGAACGACCTGTACCTCGACGGGCGGAAAGCCGCGGGGATCCTGGCGGAGATGTCCGCCGACCCAGACCGCGTGCGCCACGCGGTGATCGGCGTGGGCCTCAACGTCAACGCGGAATCTTCCGCTTTCCCGGGGGAGCTTCGGGAAAAGGCGACCTCCCTGAAAATTCTGGCGGGGAGGGCCTTCCGGCGGGTGGAAGTGCTCGCGCGGTTCCTCGACTCCTTCGCCGAATGTTACGGGGCGTTTCTGTCCGGCGGGTTCAAGTCGCTTCTCCCCGATTGGAATCGGCGGGACGTTCTGTCCGGGAAGAGGGTGCTTCTGCGGCACGGCGGGGAGGAAGCCCGTGGAAGGGTCCTCGGAGTGGATGAATCCGGGCTGCTCCTTTTCCGCCGCGAGGGCGCGTCCCGTTTGGAGAAGGTCGCCAGCGGAGAAATCCTCGAGTTCGAGAGGTGA
- a CDS encoding methylmalonyl-CoA mutase has translation MASAKRKGAGASRFRTARERWEKEVLLPAVSKAPERRKRFESTSGTEIDRLYTPGHLEELDYLRDLGFPGEYPFTRGVQPTMYRGRLWTMRQYAGFGDARESNHRYRYLLEHGQTGLSVAFDLPTQMGYDSDSPMVSGEVGKVGVAIDSLEDMEVLFDRIPLGKVSTSMTINSTAAVLLAMYVAVGEKQGVSADRLNGTIQNDILKEYIARGTYIFPPAPSMRVITDIFAFCKDRVPRWNTISISGYHIREAGSTAAQEIAFTLANGIAYVQAAIDAGMSVDSFASRLAFFFNSHNGFLEEVAKFRAARRLWARIMKDRFRAKDPRSWMLRFHTQTAGSSLTAQQPDNNIVRVTVQALSAVLGGTQSLHTNSRDEALSLPTEDSVRIALRTQQVIAHESGAGDTVDPLAGSYCIEALTSTLEREAAEYIGKIDRMGGVIRAIDSGYVQKEIQDAAYRYQQEIERKDRIIVGLNEFEVREERQEKLLTVNPKIEKDQRKRLADLRRKRSSRAVQAALASLEKACRGKENVMPPILSAVWAYATIGEISDVMRGVFGTYRGKVTV, from the coding sequence ATGGCATCGGCGAAGCGGAAGGGGGCGGGAGCCTCCCGGTTCCGGACGGCGAGGGAGCGGTGGGAGAAAGAGGTCCTCCTCCCCGCGGTGTCGAAGGCGCCGGAGCGCCGGAAGCGGTTCGAGAGCACCTCGGGGACGGAGATCGACCGGCTCTACACCCCCGGGCACCTCGAGGAGTTGGACTACCTGCGGGACCTGGGGTTCCCCGGCGAGTATCCGTTCACCCGAGGCGTTCAGCCCACGATGTACCGCGGGCGCTTGTGGACGATGCGGCAGTACGCCGGCTTCGGCGACGCCCGCGAGTCCAACCACCGGTACCGCTACCTGCTCGAACACGGCCAGACCGGCCTCTCCGTGGCCTTCGACCTGCCCACGCAGATGGGATACGACTCCGACAGCCCCATGGTGTCGGGAGAGGTCGGCAAGGTCGGGGTGGCGATCGATTCCCTCGAGGACATGGAAGTGCTTTTCGACCGGATCCCGCTCGGGAAAGTGTCCACCTCGATGACGATCAACTCCACGGCGGCGGTCCTGCTGGCGATGTACGTGGCGGTCGGCGAGAAGCAGGGCGTCTCCGCGGACCGGCTGAACGGGACCATCCAGAACGACATCCTCAAGGAGTACATTGCCCGGGGGACCTACATCTTCCCGCCTGCCCCGTCCATGCGGGTGATTACCGACATTTTCGCCTTCTGCAAGGATCGCGTCCCCCGCTGGAACACGATCAGCATATCCGGGTACCACATCCGGGAGGCCGGCTCCACGGCCGCCCAGGAGATCGCCTTCACCCTGGCGAACGGCATTGCGTACGTGCAGGCCGCGATCGACGCGGGGATGTCGGTGGACTCCTTCGCCTCGCGCCTGGCGTTCTTCTTCAATTCCCACAACGGGTTCCTCGAGGAGGTGGCGAAGTTCCGGGCCGCGAGGCGCCTCTGGGCGAGGATCATGAAGGATCGGTTCCGGGCGAAAGACCCGCGCTCCTGGATGCTCCGGTTCCATACGCAGACCGCCGGCTCCTCGCTCACCGCCCAGCAGCCGGACAACAACATCGTCCGCGTAACCGTCCAGGCGCTCTCCGCCGTCCTCGGCGGGACGCAGTCGCTTCACACCAACTCGCGCGACGAGGCGCTCTCCCTCCCCACCGAGGATTCAGTGCGGATCGCCCTCCGCACCCAGCAGGTGATCGCTCACGAGAGCGGTGCCGGCGACACGGTCGACCCGCTGGCGGGCTCGTACTGCATCGAAGCACTCACCTCGACGCTGGAGCGGGAGGCTGCCGAGTACATCGGGAAGATCGACCGGATGGGCGGGGTGATCCGGGCGATCGACTCAGGTTACGTGCAGAAGGAGATCCAGGACGCGGCCTACCGGTACCAGCAGGAGATCGAGCGGAAGGATCGGATCATCGTGGGCTTGAACGAGTTCGAAGTCAGGGAGGAGAGGCAGGAGAAGCTCCTGACGGTGAATCCGAAGATCGAGAAGGATCAGCGGAAGCGTCTCGCGGACCTGCGCCGGAAGCGCAGCAGCCGGGCGGTCCAGGCGGCTCTCGCTTCACTCGAGAAGGCGTGCCGGGGGAAGGAGAACGTCATGCCGCCGATCCTTTCCGCCGTCTGGGCCTACGCAACCATCGGGGAGATCTCCGACGTCATGCGCGGGGTGTTCGGCACCTACCGGGGGAAAGTCACCGTCTGA
- a CDS encoding acetyl-CoA carboxylase biotin carboxylase subunit, translating into MFKKILIANRGEIAVRVERACREMGIPTVAVYSEVDRHALHVRYADEAVLIGPSPASESYLVIDKIIGVARKSGAEAIHPGYGFLAENPRFADRCEKEKIKLIGPSAHAMRTMGSKTVARKTVQAAGVPVVPGTIEPISTEEEVLRIAKEIGFPVMLKATAGGGGKGLRLVKEEGELHSSLRMAKSEAKSAFGDDSVYIEKYIEQPRHVEIQILGDSHGNYVHLCERECSIQRRHQKVIEESPSVIVTPEMRAAMGKVAIEAARAVRYEGAGTCEFLVDGKRNFYFLEMNTRLQVEHPVTEMVTGIDIVKEQILVAAGEKLSIRQEDVLQTGHAIECRVYAEDPDRNFFPCPGLITSLRTPGGPGVRDDSGVFEGFEIPIYYDPIISKLVVWGKNRTEAIARMRRALNEYVVTGVKTTIPFHIRVMKNRHFIEGNFDTNFIDKVFFKEEGERRLEHGDVAMITAAIQAFLEERKHAMAQKPVEAAGPVSMWKYSTRPGMRKPG; encoded by the coding sequence GTGTTCAAGAAAATCCTGATCGCGAACCGGGGGGAGATCGCCGTCCGCGTGGAGCGGGCCTGCCGCGAGATGGGGATCCCGACCGTCGCGGTGTACTCCGAGGTCGACCGGCACGCGCTGCACGTCCGGTACGCCGACGAGGCGGTTCTCATCGGGCCGTCCCCCGCCTCGGAATCGTACCTCGTCATCGACAAGATCATCGGCGTGGCGAGGAAGAGCGGTGCGGAGGCGATCCACCCCGGGTACGGCTTCCTCGCCGAGAATCCCCGCTTCGCGGACCGGTGCGAGAAGGAGAAGATCAAGCTGATCGGCCCATCCGCCCACGCGATGCGGACGATGGGGTCCAAGACCGTCGCCCGCAAGACGGTTCAGGCGGCCGGCGTGCCGGTCGTCCCCGGAACGATTGAGCCGATCTCGACCGAGGAAGAAGTCCTGCGGATTGCGAAGGAGATCGGGTTTCCGGTGATGCTGAAGGCCACCGCAGGCGGCGGCGGCAAGGGATTGCGGCTCGTCAAGGAGGAGGGGGAACTCCATTCCTCCCTCCGGATGGCGAAATCCGAGGCGAAGTCCGCCTTCGGCGACGACTCCGTCTACATCGAGAAGTACATCGAGCAGCCCCGGCACGTCGAGATCCAGATCCTGGGCGATTCCCACGGGAACTACGTCCACCTGTGCGAGCGCGAGTGCTCGATCCAGCGGCGCCACCAGAAAGTGATCGAGGAGTCGCCGTCGGTGATCGTCACCCCGGAGATGCGGGCGGCGATGGGAAAGGTGGCGATCGAAGCGGCCCGCGCGGTCCGGTATGAAGGGGCCGGGACGTGCGAATTCCTCGTCGACGGGAAACGCAACTTCTACTTCCTCGAGATGAACACGAGGCTCCAGGTCGAGCACCCGGTCACCGAGATGGTGACGGGAATCGACATCGTGAAGGAGCAGATCCTCGTGGCGGCCGGCGAGAAGCTCTCCATCCGGCAGGAAGACGTCCTCCAGACCGGCCACGCCATCGAGTGCCGCGTCTACGCGGAGGACCCCGACCGGAACTTCTTCCCCTGCCCGGGACTCATCACCTCGCTGCGCACCCCCGGGGGCCCGGGAGTGCGGGACGACTCGGGGGTCTTCGAGGGGTTCGAGATCCCCATCTACTACGACCCGATCATCTCGAAGCTGGTCGTGTGGGGGAAGAACCGGACGGAGGCGATCGCCCGGATGAGGCGGGCGCTCAACGAGTACGTCGTCACCGGGGTGAAGACGACCATCCCGTTCCACATCCGCGTGATGAAGAACCGGCACTTCATCGAGGGGAACTTCGATACGAACTTCATCGACAAGGTCTTCTTCAAGGAAGAGGGAGAGCGCCGGCTCGAGCACGGAGACGTCGCGATGATCACGGCTGCGATCCAGGCGTTCCTCGAGGAGAGGAAGCACGCGATGGCGCAGAAACCCGTGGAGGCCGCCGGACCGGTCTCGATGTGGAAGTACTCCACCCGGCCCGGCATGCGGAAACCCGGCTAG
- a CDS encoding methylmalonyl-CoA carboxyltransferase: MSLQEKFDELRRKNALAMEGGGRKRIETQHAQGKLTARERVELLLDPNSFVELDRFVQHRCVDFEVEKILGDGVITGYGKVNGRLVYVFAQDFTCIGGSLSETYALKICKIMDHAARNGAPVIGLNDSGGARIQEGVHSLAGYAYIFLRNTMYSGVVPQISAIMGPCAGGAVYSPAITDFILMVKNTAYMFVTGPDVIKTVTHEEVTKENLGGAMSHNERSGVAHFAAEDEKECLFLIRELLSFVPQNNMEDPPAVAPKDSPDRKEESLNQIVPDIPTKPYDIRDVIKKVVDDGYFFEIQEHYARNIVIGFARMNGRPVGITANQPAVLAGCLDINSAIKGARFVRFCDAFNIPLLTFVDVPGFLPGTAQEYGGIIKHGAKLLYAFAEATVPKVTVITRKAYGGAYDVMSSKHIRGDINFAYPTAEIAVMGPDGAVNIIFRKELVKSSNPDQTKAELVADYRSRFASPYKAAELGFIDEVIMPEETRPKVISALEMLANKRDSNPPRKHGNIPL; the protein is encoded by the coding sequence ATGTCACTCCAGGAAAAGTTCGACGAACTGAGGAGGAAAAACGCCCTCGCGATGGAGGGGGGCGGCAGGAAGCGGATCGAGACGCAGCACGCGCAGGGAAAACTCACCGCGAGGGAGCGGGTCGAACTGCTGCTCGACCCGAATTCGTTCGTCGAGCTGGACCGGTTCGTCCAGCACCGGTGCGTCGATTTCGAGGTGGAGAAGATCCTCGGCGACGGCGTCATCACGGGATACGGCAAGGTCAACGGGCGCCTCGTCTATGTCTTCGCGCAGGACTTCACCTGCATCGGCGGCTCCCTCTCGGAAACCTACGCACTGAAGATCTGCAAGATCATGGACCACGCCGCCCGAAACGGTGCTCCTGTCATCGGCCTGAACGACTCGGGGGGAGCGCGCATCCAGGAAGGGGTTCATAGCCTGGCGGGGTACGCCTACATCTTCCTCCGGAATACGATGTACTCGGGCGTGGTCCCGCAGATCTCTGCCATCATGGGGCCGTGCGCGGGAGGCGCCGTCTACTCGCCCGCGATCACCGACTTCATCCTGATGGTCAAGAATACCGCCTACATGTTCGTCACCGGCCCCGACGTCATCAAGACGGTGACGCACGAGGAGGTGACCAAGGAGAACCTGGGCGGCGCCATGTCCCACAACGAGCGCAGCGGGGTGGCGCACTTCGCCGCCGAGGACGAGAAGGAGTGCCTCTTCCTCATCCGCGAGCTGCTTTCCTTCGTTCCGCAGAACAACATGGAGGACCCGCCGGCCGTGGCCCCCAAGGACTCCCCCGACCGGAAGGAGGAGAGCCTGAACCAGATCGTGCCCGACATCCCGACCAAGCCGTACGACATCCGCGATGTCATCAAGAAGGTCGTCGACGACGGGTACTTTTTCGAGATCCAGGAGCATTACGCGAGGAACATCGTCATCGGGTTCGCCCGGATGAACGGGCGGCCGGTCGGGATCACGGCGAACCAGCCCGCCGTGCTGGCCGGCTGCCTCGACATCAACTCCGCCATCAAGGGGGCCCGCTTCGTCCGGTTCTGCGACGCCTTCAACATCCCCCTGCTCACCTTCGTCGATGTCCCGGGCTTCCTGCCGGGGACGGCTCAGGAGTACGGCGGCATCATCAAGCACGGCGCGAAGCTCCTCTACGCCTTCGCCGAGGCGACCGTCCCGAAGGTGACCGTCATCACCCGCAAGGCGTACGGCGGGGCGTACGACGTCATGTCGTCCAAACACATCCGCGGCGACATCAACTTCGCATACCCCACCGCCGAGATCGCGGTGATGGGGCCGGACGGGGCGGTCAACATCATCTTCAGGAAGGAACTGGTCAAGTCCTCCAACCCGGACCAGACCAAGGCGGAGCTCGTGGCCGACTACCGTTCGCGGTTCGCTTCCCCGTATAAGGCGGCGGAGCTTGGCTTCATCGACGAGGTCATCATGCCGGAGGAGACTCGCCCCAAGGTGATCAGCGCGCTGGAGATGCTCGCGAACAAGCGCGACTCCAACCCGCCGCGCAAGCACGGCAACATCCCCTTATAG